A genomic window from Candidatus Pelagisphaera phototrophica includes:
- a CDS encoding helix-turn-helix transcriptional regulator: MRLPLIQNSLELGPPDDYFNGRSSADICIPSNIILFSRRSSQELQRRSFDAYPHHRFVLIFNLMTEGSVTVDGIQWRIRPDQGFLIFPYQFHYYSDISESNIVWLILTFELQNPVVMESFRNQLINLDSDAIEQLNLILQDYREPDTPQTNRRLIIKSAALINHLRERLQGGPKVAIAQQSTARRASTELINSIQEFLTKNSDTLQSVSDIARALHMSESNLRAHFRQHFNVSLGAYLKNYRAHQAILYLQNPNLSLTEIAFELGFTTLSAFSRFFSNSIGESPRIYRKRFTRPNK; this comes from the coding sequence ATGCGTCTCCCTTTGATACAGAATTCCCTCGAACTGGGGCCCCCGGACGACTATTTTAATGGCCGATCCTCGGCGGACATTTGCATCCCGAGTAATATCATCCTATTTTCTCGACGCTCGTCGCAAGAACTGCAACGCCGGAGCTTCGATGCCTATCCCCATCATCGATTTGTCCTCATCTTTAACCTGATGACTGAGGGAAGCGTTACGGTTGACGGGATTCAATGGCGGATCCGCCCCGACCAAGGATTTCTGATTTTCCCCTACCAGTTCCACTACTATTCCGATATCTCCGAGTCGAATATCGTATGGCTTATCCTCACGTTTGAATTGCAGAACCCTGTGGTGATGGAGTCGTTTCGTAACCAGCTCATCAACCTGGATTCAGACGCGATCGAACAGTTGAATCTGATCCTTCAAGATTACCGCGAACCGGACACCCCACAGACCAATCGCCGTCTGATCATCAAATCGGCTGCCCTCATCAACCACCTCCGAGAGCGCCTCCAAGGCGGGCCCAAAGTCGCGATTGCCCAGCAATCAACCGCAAGACGCGCATCGACCGAATTGATAAACTCAATACAGGAGTTCCTCACTAAAAACTCCGACACGTTGCAGAGCGTTTCGGACATTGCTCGGGCCTTGCATATGTCCGAAAGCAACCTCCGAGCACACTTTCGACAGCACTTCAATGTTAGCCTGGGCGCCTACTTGAAAAACTACCGGGCCCATCAAGCCATCCTCTACCTGCAAAACCCGAATCTCAGCCTTACAGAGATCGCCTTCGAACTCGGCTTCACTACCTTATCCGCGTTCTCCCGTTTTTTCAGCAATTCCATCGGCGAATCCCCTCGGATATACCGCAAGCGATTTACACGACCAAACAAATGA
- a CDS encoding TonB-dependent receptor plug domain-containing protein gives MNMTRLALAGFLTTGLLVQAQDDDDVIELSPFAVDAAEDVGYRATTTLAGSRVRSNIGDLGASIAVITEEFMQDTGATDGESLLQFVGNMEVGGVLGNYSNSDGSNGTVESRVNPQRGQRVRGLVSANLTRDYFQTDIPFDSYNTSRVVVNRGPNSILFGLGSPGGVINNNLKRAYIGQDTSEVAFRFDHRGSMRGTFDLARTLVDDRLAIRIAGLTEAQKYKQDPAFTDDTRVYMAWEATIFKNENSNWLGRTSVRGSYESGKIDANPPDVIPPTDSFSSWWNGLGTQEEINSIFSVPGTDLADVDNGTLTQANVAALLDSGIETIPDNFTGTREEFIAQEGMFVPRTTVDRFKRGDPFQNDPTQGGRLSSSNGTPYFLFPAINFNSPADQVPGWDNDPLLSEALGGFGIQGIMGRWRPRGFATQDVRWSRSATGGTGFSSKSLRNRDVFDYHNNLFMGTTNSIVTEFDMNQVFLVQEFFNGAAGIEVAFDSQSRDQFEFTPFDQGDRKAIQLDLSQNLSPGDSDFDGVADRLFNENLGRPVIRWNDNFSRTRVNEQDTFRATAFASVDFQNFMQNDGLAKILGKHTFTGLYEDRENINLTRQVRGSWWADNSDWPGEAFISNGLSDNFRRIVKTQVYLGPDARNFTSADDVRISGYLQTPFPKVGDEYGIWYFNNRDKADTQAIWRIIENEGNATYNKSQLESEAWSLQSSFLGGNIVALYAERSDTQDAYLAPNPGGYGAAGPDGATRLDLPGVNEVDGSYNTDLLYFPMVPDSINSGDTSTKSLVVKFPEEYLFELPFGMDLQAHYYEADSFQPAGVSVNILNQPLPPPLGVTEEKGIQMTFLEGRLSVRYNEFETALQNDRTNLNGGLSQIGGRIGFYLDRITSAENDPSTLLFPDGYSPDPNVTGDYADFFANPGNYSTPGSILDNDAAKKPDTSPDNRQRLSGTGADLIGATSFEEYYDAIVDAVLPELQALRNHRVETLESGERVDLVDPQPGLNSTRDFVSKGKEIDIVGQVTKNLTLSANVAQQTSVTSNTGPIAGALALEQAARLQRPIGPFGYSLWDLRGSPFQRESDQIGERFNNQVLRPITLAKALDGTQLPEQREWRINVTGRYDILDGALKGVQFGGSLRYQDVVAGGYPNLLNADGDVIPDVANPWFGPDDINGDIFFRYSRPIMDGKVDWSIQLNARNLYRKNGSEDIPIEFNPDGAVTYVRIPVEQQWFLTNTFRF, from the coding sequence ATGAATATGACTAGGCTAGCATTAGCTGGCTTTTTAACTACGGGTCTGCTTGTGCAAGCCCAGGACGACGACGATGTCATCGAGTTGTCCCCCTTCGCGGTCGACGCCGCTGAGGACGTCGGCTATCGTGCCACAACAACCCTTGCGGGTTCGCGAGTTCGTTCTAACATTGGCGACCTGGGTGCGTCCATCGCGGTCATCACCGAAGAGTTCATGCAGGACACCGGAGCGACCGACGGCGAGTCGTTGCTCCAGTTTGTGGGCAACATGGAAGTTGGCGGGGTTCTGGGTAACTACTCCAACTCCGATGGTAGCAACGGCACAGTCGAGTCCCGCGTTAATCCCCAGCGTGGACAGCGTGTCCGCGGTTTGGTTAGTGCGAACTTGACTCGTGACTACTTTCAGACGGACATCCCGTTTGACTCCTACAACACATCGCGTGTGGTGGTGAACCGCGGACCGAACTCTATTCTGTTCGGACTGGGCTCCCCTGGTGGAGTAATCAACAACAACTTGAAGCGTGCCTACATCGGGCAGGATACCTCAGAGGTGGCGTTCCGGTTTGATCATCGCGGCTCAATGCGTGGCACTTTCGACTTGGCTCGTACGCTGGTCGATGATCGCTTAGCAATCCGCATCGCCGGATTGACCGAAGCGCAGAAGTACAAGCAGGACCCGGCTTTCACAGACGATACTCGCGTGTATATGGCTTGGGAAGCGACGATTTTTAAGAATGAGAATTCGAACTGGCTGGGCCGCACATCGGTTCGCGGCAGTTACGAGAGTGGCAAGATAGACGCGAACCCGCCTGACGTCATTCCTCCAACGGACTCTTTTTCATCTTGGTGGAACGGTCTCGGCACTCAGGAAGAAATCAATAGTATTTTCTCAGTACCCGGAACCGACCTCGCTGACGTCGACAACGGTACTCTGACGCAAGCCAATGTGGCGGCTCTGCTGGACTCTGGGATAGAAACAATTCCGGACAATTTTACAGGGACTCGGGAAGAGTTTATCGCTCAGGAAGGTATGTTTGTGCCTCGCACGACGGTTGATCGGTTCAAGCGAGGCGACCCGTTCCAAAACGACCCTACGCAAGGCGGACGGTTGAGTAGTAGCAACGGAACTCCGTACTTCCTTTTCCCTGCGATCAACTTCAATTCGCCAGCTGACCAAGTTCCCGGTTGGGATAATGATCCACTATTGAGCGAAGCACTGGGAGGATTTGGTATCCAGGGAATCATGGGCCGTTGGCGTCCGAGAGGCTTTGCGACGCAGGACGTGCGTTGGTCTAGATCGGCAACGGGAGGAACCGGTTTCTCGTCCAAGTCGCTCCGGAATCGGGATGTTTTTGACTATCACAATAATTTGTTCATGGGAACGACAAATAGCATCGTGACGGAGTTCGACATGAACCAGGTGTTCCTAGTGCAGGAGTTCTTCAATGGCGCCGCCGGTATCGAAGTGGCGTTCGATTCGCAGTCACGCGACCAGTTCGAGTTCACTCCGTTCGACCAAGGAGACCGGAAGGCGATCCAATTGGATCTCTCCCAGAATCTCTCTCCCGGGGATTCCGATTTCGACGGAGTAGCAGACCGCTTGTTCAACGAGAACTTGGGCCGTCCGGTTATCCGCTGGAACGACAACTTCTCGCGCACTCGGGTCAACGAGCAGGATACCTTCCGTGCGACCGCTTTTGCGTCAGTTGACTTTCAGAACTTCATGCAGAACGATGGTTTGGCGAAGATCTTGGGCAAGCATACCTTCACGGGGCTCTACGAGGATCGCGAAAACATCAACCTGACGCGGCAAGTCCGTGGATCTTGGTGGGCTGACAACAGTGATTGGCCTGGTGAAGCTTTTATCTCCAACGGTCTTAGCGACAATTTCCGTCGTATCGTCAAGACACAGGTTTACCTAGGACCGGATGCTCGCAACTTCACTAGTGCGGACGACGTTCGTATATCGGGTTATCTTCAAACCCCCTTCCCAAAGGTTGGGGACGAGTACGGTATTTGGTACTTTAACAACCGTGATAAGGCGGACACGCAGGCGATCTGGCGCATCATTGAGAATGAAGGCAATGCCACCTACAACAAGAGCCAGTTGGAGTCGGAAGCGTGGAGCTTACAGAGCTCCTTCCTTGGCGGTAACATTGTCGCTCTCTACGCAGAGCGCTCGGATACACAGGATGCTTACCTTGCTCCGAACCCTGGCGGTTACGGTGCTGCGGGTCCTGATGGAGCGACCCGACTCGACTTGCCAGGCGTCAACGAAGTTGACGGGAGCTACAACACGGACCTGCTCTACTTCCCGATGGTGCCTGATAGCATTAATTCGGGAGACACGAGCACGAAGAGCTTGGTCGTAAAGTTCCCCGAGGAATACCTCTTCGAGCTTCCTTTCGGAATGGACTTGCAGGCTCACTATTACGAGGCAGACAGCTTTCAGCCTGCAGGTGTATCGGTGAACATCCTTAACCAGCCGTTGCCTCCTCCATTGGGCGTCACGGAAGAGAAGGGAATTCAGATGACGTTCCTAGAAGGTCGCCTCTCGGTCCGCTACAACGAGTTCGAAACGGCTCTCCAAAACGACCGGACAAACCTGAATGGTGGTCTCTCCCAGATAGGAGGTCGTATTGGGTTCTACCTAGACCGTATTACATCGGCTGAGAACGATCCGTCTACGCTCCTGTTCCCCGACGGATACTCTCCCGATCCAAACGTGACTGGAGATTACGCGGATTTCTTCGCTAACCCGGGTAATTACTCAACTCCCGGTAGTATCTTGGATAACGATGCGGCCAAAAAGCCTGACACGTCTCCGGACAATCGTCAGCGACTCAGTGGCACGGGGGCAGACCTTATTGGAGCAACCTCTTTCGAAGAATATTATGATGCGATCGTTGATGCGGTGCTTCCAGAGCTGCAAGCCCTGCGTAATCATCGAGTTGAAACGCTCGAAAGCGGCGAGCGTGTGGACCTAGTCGACCCGCAACCGGGTTTGAACTCCACCCGCGACTTCGTTTCTAAGGGCAAGGAAATAGACATTGTTGGGCAAGTTACGAAGAACCTGACACTGTCGGCCAATGTGGCCCAGCAGACGTCCGTTACTTCGAATACTGGTCCGATTGCAGGAGCACTCGCACTCGAGCAAGCGGCACGCCTGCAGCGACCAATTGGCCCGTTTGGATACAGCCTTTGGGATCTGCGTGGTTCACCCTTCCAACGTGAGTCTGACCAGATCGGTGAGCGCTTCAATAATCAAGTGCTCCGCCCAATTACCTTGGCGAAGGCGCTCGATGGCACGCAACTACCAGAGCAGCGCGAATGGCGCATTAACGTCACAGGCCGTTACGACATCCTAGACGGAGCACTCAAGGGTGTTCAATTTGGAGGTAGCCTTCGTTACCAAGACGTAGTGGCCGGCGGTTACCCGAACTTGCTCAACGCAGATGGCGACGTCATTCCCGATGTGGCTAATCCTTGGTTCGGTCCAGACGACATTAACGGTGACATCTTCTTCCGCTACAGCCGTCCGATCATGGACGGCAAAGTAGACTGGAGCATCCAGTTGAACGCTCGTAACCTCTACCGCAAAAACGGATCCGAGGATATTCCAATCGAGTTCAACCCGGATGGAGCTGTTACCTACGTGCGGATCCCAGTGGAGCAGCAGTGGTTCCTGACGAATACCTTCCGCTTCTAG
- a CDS encoding GntR family transcriptional regulator has translation MITTIHIELSFCQLTSNLMGINPEDLPLLGAPSQREQAKERMKSLIQRGKLSSQGYLPSIREAANLIGFNRDAVWRAYIALEKEGYIETTPNKRYIIHPAVRNSRLRTLDVRLITVGED, from the coding sequence ATGATAACAACCATCCATATCGAACTGTCATTCTGTCAGCTGACATCTAACCTAATGGGCATCAATCCAGAAGATCTTCCGCTCCTGGGAGCACCTTCTCAGCGAGAACAAGCGAAGGAGCGAATGAAAAGCCTCATTCAAAGAGGTAAGCTTTCAAGTCAAGGATACCTTCCCTCTATTAGGGAAGCTGCTAATTTAATTGGCTTTAACCGCGACGCTGTTTGGAGAGCCTACATCGCTCTCGAGAAAGAAGGCTACATAGAAACTACCCCCAACAAACGATACATAATCCATCCGGCTGTCAGAAACTCTCGCCTCCGCACCCTCGATGTTCGGCTCATAACCGTCGGCGAAGACTAG
- a CDS encoding substrate-binding domain-containing protein codes for MQRFHKTLVENESLYGICTHLKCIVDANQIKAEWLEGMDGLILGGYFEHSKALETLTKGIPRIGVITSQDWTPDFAIDTDNRLAGELAAIRLIEAGAKSPCLVAYAEHDSRHTLRKLGFQAKWVESGRSLEKIKEYWINPSNAYQRVVELEREARTMQGCDSVFCLEKESAIDLLDILEHQSVKVPDSMKVISVDGTFKGLKTKPNLTYVKQMFKDMASIVAEKMRLLCTSDEKDPKSKTKKVLVAPHLIVRQSA; via the coding sequence TTGCAGCGATTTCACAAAACCCTCGTCGAAAACGAATCCCTTTACGGCATTTGCACTCATTTGAAGTGCATTGTTGACGCCAATCAGATCAAGGCCGAATGGCTCGAAGGAATGGATGGCCTCATTTTAGGAGGCTACTTCGAGCATTCAAAAGCATTGGAAACGCTAACCAAAGGTATCCCGCGAATCGGAGTAATCACGTCTCAAGATTGGACTCCCGATTTCGCAATCGATACTGACAACCGACTGGCTGGCGAGTTAGCAGCCATCCGTCTAATTGAAGCGGGAGCCAAATCGCCTTGTTTAGTCGCCTACGCAGAACACGACTCCCGGCACACTCTACGCAAACTTGGCTTTCAAGCTAAATGGGTCGAAAGCGGTCGATCGCTTGAAAAAATAAAGGAGTATTGGATAAACCCTTCCAATGCCTACCAGCGAGTCGTGGAGCTCGAGCGCGAAGCACGAACCATGCAAGGTTGCGACTCAGTATTCTGCCTGGAAAAGGAAAGTGCCATCGACCTTCTCGATATTCTGGAGCATCAAAGCGTAAAAGTCCCGGATTCCATGAAAGTGATAAGCGTAGATGGCACCTTCAAGGGTCTCAAAACAAAGCCGAATCTCACCTACGTTAAGCAAATGTTCAAAGACATGGCATCCATCGTAGCCGAAAAGATGCGTCTACTTTGCACTTCTGACGAAAAGGACCCGAAATCGAAAACAAAAAAAGTCCTCGTCGCTCCTCATCTGATCGTGCGACAATCCGCATAA
- a CDS encoding sulfatase-like hydrolase/transferase: MKTTTFLKSLLLLLIGSSALFAADRPNILWITSEDNSPDYLGCYGDPHGKTPTIDGLAAKGILYKHAYANGAVCGPARTVLITGMYPPTFGGEHMRSQAALPSHVKIYPQYLKDAGYYVTNNSKQDYNIDQNTPGWDESSRNAHWKNRPKGKPFFAIFNTNLTHESSLHPSRNTLKPGIPLDQVRVPAYLPDTETVRDRIASYYTRIQEMDSFVAKQLKDLENAGLAEDTIVFYYSDHGGIMPRSKRFVYDSGTHVPLIVRFPKKWAHLSPHKPGTQTDERVGFVDFAPTLLSLIGADIPVHMQGRAFLGEKTSPAPKYAHTFRARADERIDFKRGVTDGRYNYIRNYLAYLPTGQHVNYLWDNPATGEWEALFKQGKTTAAQSAFFLPAPIEELFDLEADPDEVNNLANDPKHREVLLRMRKANRDHLLKTRDTGFIPEALLVEWSRGSGKTPYDIARDDVQYPLAEVMDAAEALLDRGEKALPKLTRLLGDKNPVVQYWALINCMVLKTEDERATRRIQALTRSPIASTRIAAAEHLARLGKKDPRPVLNEVLLNNSNVMARLQAINALDHVSEAYPYDQSVFKKSAAIWPSDAKSLTSAGWMGRYKAYDVRVMEFLESK; encoded by the coding sequence ATGAAAACGACTACCTTTCTCAAATCCCTCCTACTTCTCCTAATCGGCTCCAGCGCCCTTTTCGCCGCAGATCGCCCCAATATCCTTTGGATAACGAGCGAAGACAATAGCCCGGATTACCTGGGATGCTACGGCGACCCACATGGGAAGACACCGACCATCGACGGTCTCGCGGCTAAGGGGATTCTGTACAAGCACGCCTACGCTAACGGAGCCGTTTGCGGCCCCGCTCGTACGGTACTCATCACAGGAATGTATCCACCCACGTTCGGCGGGGAGCACATGCGTAGCCAAGCAGCGCTTCCCTCGCATGTGAAGATCTATCCGCAATATCTGAAAGACGCGGGGTACTATGTCACCAACAACAGCAAGCAGGACTATAACATAGACCAAAATACGCCGGGGTGGGACGAGAGCAGCCGCAATGCCCACTGGAAAAACCGGCCAAAAGGGAAGCCCTTTTTTGCCATTTTCAATACCAACCTGACTCACGAGAGCTCGCTCCACCCATCTCGCAATACGTTGAAACCCGGAATCCCACTGGACCAAGTTCGCGTCCCCGCCTACCTTCCGGATACGGAAACGGTGCGCGATCGAATCGCTTCGTATTACACGCGGATTCAGGAGATGGATAGTTTCGTCGCCAAGCAGCTCAAGGATCTGGAGAACGCCGGTCTTGCGGAAGATACCATCGTGTTCTACTATTCAGATCATGGCGGTATCATGCCTCGTAGCAAACGCTTCGTCTACGACAGTGGCACGCATGTGCCCCTCATCGTACGGTTCCCCAAAAAATGGGCTCACCTTTCGCCTCATAAACCCGGCACCCAAACCGATGAACGGGTAGGGTTTGTCGACTTCGCGCCTACCCTGCTCAGCCTGATAGGAGCAGACATTCCCGTCCACATGCAGGGCCGGGCGTTTCTCGGAGAAAAAACGTCCCCAGCACCTAAATACGCCCACACATTTCGAGCCCGAGCCGACGAGAGAATCGATTTCAAACGCGGTGTGACCGATGGTCGCTACAACTACATCCGCAACTACCTCGCCTACCTTCCAACAGGACAGCACGTCAACTACCTCTGGGACAACCCTGCCACCGGAGAATGGGAAGCATTGTTCAAACAGGGTAAAACCACAGCCGCCCAAAGCGCGTTCTTTCTGCCGGCTCCAATCGAGGAGCTATTCGACCTCGAAGCCGACCCCGACGAGGTCAACAACCTCGCCAATGACCCCAAGCATCGCGAAGTCCTGCTACGCATGCGAAAGGCCAACCGCGACCATCTTCTCAAGACTCGCGACACGGGATTTATCCCTGAAGCGCTACTCGTTGAATGGAGTCGAGGCTCTGGAAAGACACCCTATGACATCGCCCGGGACGACGTGCAATACCCTCTCGCGGAAGTAATGGACGCCGCCGAAGCCCTGCTCGATCGAGGAGAAAAAGCCCTTCCCAAACTAACCCGCTTGCTCGGGGATAAGAATCCAGTTGTCCAATACTGGGCCTTAATCAACTGCATGGTTTTGAAAACGGAAGACGAGAGAGCAACAAGGCGCATACAGGCGTTGACTCGGAGCCCGATCGCCTCCACCCGAATCGCCGCGGCCGAGCACTTGGCTCGACTCGGGAAAAAAGATCCTCGTCCGGTTCTGAACGAAGTCTTGCTTAACAATTCCAACGTCATGGCTCGCCTCCAGGCCATCAACGCCCTGGACCACGTAAGCGAAGCCTATCCCTACGATCAAAGTGTATTCAAAAAGTCAGCTGCTATCTGGCCTTCGGACGCCAAGAGCTTGACTTCAGCGGGCTGGATGGGCCGCTACAAAGCCTACGACGTCCGGGTGATGGAGTTCCTGGAATCGAAGTAG
- a CDS encoding DUF1501 domain-containing protein, producing MDPFIDFHRKLTRRSLFGQMGRGLGGMALGSLLLPRLLRGRELDQSEGGDSSLLRNLPHFAPKAKRVIYLFQSGGPSHIDLFDYKPSMRDLHGVELPDSVRGNQRVTGMTQNQSSYPFVAPHWDFKRCGKNGAWISDLLPYTQKVADDITIIRGMNTEAINHDPAVTYINTGSQQMGHASLGSWLSYGLGSDNQDLPAYMVLLSQGSGKNPGQPLFSRLWGNGYLPSSFQGVKLGSGTDPVYFLQNPPGVDRGQRRKALDRLETLNRAHSRQVGDPEIHARIDAYEMAYRMQTSVPDLMDLSDEPESTFELFGEESRRPGSFAANCLLARRMAEKGVRFVQLFHRGWDQHKKLATQLPKQCRDVDQPSAALIKDLKQRGLLDETLVIWGGEFGRTAYSQGKLGDARAGRDHHGRCFSIWMAGGGVKRGFEYGLTDDWAYNVVEDGVHIRDLNATILKCMGIDHERFTYKFRGLNQRLTGVEEARVVGDILT from the coding sequence ATGGACCCATTCATCGACTTTCATCGTAAGCTAACGCGACGTTCGCTCTTTGGCCAAATGGGAAGAGGTCTGGGTGGCATGGCGTTGGGGTCTTTACTTCTACCACGGCTTCTGAGAGGCAGGGAACTGGATCAGTCGGAGGGGGGTGATTCGTCATTGCTGAGAAATTTGCCACACTTTGCCCCGAAGGCGAAGCGAGTGATTTACCTGTTTCAGTCGGGTGGACCTTCTCACATCGATCTATTCGACTACAAGCCAAGCATGCGGGATCTGCATGGGGTTGAGCTTCCCGACTCAGTGCGTGGAAACCAGCGGGTAACAGGCATGACTCAGAATCAGTCGAGTTATCCGTTTGTGGCGCCCCATTGGGATTTCAAACGGTGCGGCAAAAATGGAGCCTGGATCAGCGATCTTCTTCCTTACACTCAAAAGGTGGCGGACGATATCACCATTATCCGCGGAATGAATACGGAAGCGATCAACCATGATCCTGCGGTAACCTACATCAATACGGGATCGCAACAAATGGGTCATGCGAGTTTGGGGTCCTGGCTCAGTTACGGATTGGGTAGTGATAATCAGGATCTTCCGGCGTATATGGTATTGTTGTCGCAGGGGTCGGGTAAGAACCCCGGTCAGCCGCTTTTTTCCCGTTTATGGGGGAATGGCTATCTGCCATCTAGTTTCCAAGGCGTCAAGCTGGGGTCCGGTACGGACCCCGTTTACTTTCTGCAAAATCCTCCCGGAGTGGATCGCGGGCAGCGGCGAAAGGCGTTGGATCGTTTAGAAACCCTTAACCGAGCCCACTCTAGGCAGGTGGGAGATCCGGAAATTCACGCCCGCATCGACGCCTATGAAATGGCTTATCGCATGCAGACGTCGGTTCCGGATTTGATGGATTTGAGCGATGAACCCGAGTCTACGTTCGAACTTTTTGGAGAGGAATCGCGCAGGCCTGGAAGCTTTGCGGCTAACTGTCTTCTGGCGCGTCGTATGGCGGAAAAAGGAGTTCGGTTTGTGCAGCTGTTTCACCGGGGCTGGGATCAGCACAAGAAACTCGCGACACAATTACCCAAGCAGTGCCGCGACGTGGACCAGCCATCGGCGGCTTTGATTAAGGACCTCAAGCAGCGCGGGCTCCTAGACGAAACCTTAGTCATATGGGGAGGCGAGTTTGGCCGTACGGCCTACAGTCAAGGGAAGCTGGGCGATGCGAGAGCAGGCCGAGACCACCATGGGCGCTGTTTTTCCATTTGGATGGCGGGCGGCGGTGTGAAAAGAGGCTTTGAATACGGATTGACCGATGACTGGGCCTACAACGTCGTGGAGGATGGAGTGCACATTCGCGACCTTAATGCGACCATTTTGAAATGTATGGGAATCGATCACGAGCGTTTCACCTACAAGTTCAGAGGTCTCAACCAGCGCCTAACAGGCGTGGAAGAGGCTCGGGTTGTGGGCGATATTCTGACATAG